From one Dermacentor silvarum isolate Dsil-2018 chromosome 3, BIME_Dsil_1.4, whole genome shotgun sequence genomic stretch:
- the LOC119443707 gene encoding uncharacterized protein LOC119443707: protein MARQPVYETTLDLRLKQRYADQGLDRMAQSPSRNQDLPVVTVKINDTPPEFWVDSGAGVNVIGETTWQKHLQTMQLEHTTTKLVPDGVAPEIPVMGKFSATVCALYQVIEATAYVVKGTHRSLLSYKTASDLKLITILQLITEHSSVDAKKEFPKLFGKVGRFKNFHVKLNISQDVQPVVRQHRRIPF from the exons AtggcccgccagcccgtctacgagaCGACGTTAGACTTACGTCTCAAGCAGCGATATGCCGACCAGGGCTTGGACCGAATGGCCCAGAGTCCT AGTCGCAACCAAGATTTACCAGTGGTAACAGTGAAAATCAACGACACACCACCTGAGTTTTGGGTAGACTCTGGAGCAGGTGTCAACGTTATCGGAGAGACAACGTGGCAGAAGCACCTGCAGACGATGCAGCTAGAACACACAACCACAAAGCTGGTACCAGATGGAGTCGCGCCAGAAATCCCAGTCATGGGAAAGTTCTCTGCAACGGTCTGTGCTCTATACCAAGTCATCGAAGCGACAGCATACGTCGTAAAAGGGACACATCGGTCGCTTCTGAGTTACAAGACAGCTTCTGACCTAAAGCTCATCACAATACTTCAGCTCATCACAGAACACAGTAGTGTCGACGCAAAGAAAGAGTTTCCAAAGCTGTTTGGCAAGGTCGGTCGGTTCAAGAACTTTCACGTCAAGCTGAACATCTCACAAGACGTCCAACCAGTCGTGCGACAACACCGTCGAATTCCTTTCTAG